Proteins encoded within one genomic window of Oligoflexus sp.:
- a CDS encoding dienelactone hydrolase family protein has protein sequence MKRISQLFVSAVFLASSTLGLAAVKTKTVEYKKGKDTFEGLLVYPDNVKGKVPGILMIHNWMGVTDETRKQATRMAELGYAVFAADIYGKGVRPTTAEEAGKLATMYRGGDRKLFRERLQLGLETLRGQKEVDTNKVLAVGYCFGGTGVIELARAGADVKGVVSFHGGLDSPTPADGKNIKAKVLALHGADDPYVKAEDLAAFENEMRENKIDWELVKYGNAVHSFTEVGAGNDNSKGAAYNAAADARSFEAFKDFAKASL, from the coding sequence ATGAAACGGATCTCGCAATTGTTTGTATCAGCTGTGTTCCTCGCCAGCAGCACTTTGGGTTTGGCTGCCGTGAAAACCAAGACGGTGGAATACAAAAAAGGCAAAGACACCTTCGAAGGCTTGCTCGTGTATCCCGACAACGTCAAAGGCAAAGTGCCCGGCATCCTTATGATTCACAACTGGATGGGCGTGACCGACGAGACCAGGAAACAAGCCACGCGCATGGCGGAGCTTGGTTATGCGGTCTTTGCTGCTGATATCTATGGCAAGGGCGTGCGTCCGACCACTGCCGAAGAAGCTGGAAAACTCGCTACGATGTACCGCGGCGGCGATCGCAAACTTTTCCGTGAACGCCTGCAGCTCGGTCTGGAAACACTGCGCGGACAAAAGGAAGTGGATACCAATAAAGTTCTCGCTGTTGGGTATTGCTTTGGCGGGACCGGTGTCATCGAACTCGCCCGTGCCGGCGCCGACGTCAAAGGCGTGGTCAGTTTTCACGGTGGACTCGATAGCCCCACGCCTGCGGATGGGAAAAATATCAAAGCCAAGGTCCTCGCTCTTCACGGTGCCGATGATCCTTACGTGAAAGCCGAAGATCTGGCCGCTTTTGAAAATGAAATGCGCGAGAACAAGATCGACTGGGAACTCGTGAAGTACGGCAATGCCGTTCACAGCTTCACCGAAGTGGGTGCGGGCAATGATAACAGCAAAGGCGCCGCTTACAATGCTGCCGCCGATGCCCGCTCGTTTGAAGCATTCAAAGATTTCGCGAAGGCTTCGCTGTAA